Proteins encoded within one genomic window of Pedobacter africanus:
- a CDS encoding DUF1501 domain-containing protein gives MKRRDFLKNSAFAAAGALMVPAFLKPFEALALDELSAYKNLVVIQLSGGNDGLNTIVPYGNDIYYQKRKSIGIKPEDVIKLTDIQGLNPNLNALKELYDQGWMTIINDVGYPNPDRSHFRSMDIWQSASDSNQFLSTGWIGRYLDSNCETCKFPYTAIEVDDSLSMALKGGTKKGIALKDAGTLFKNTNEPFFKEMIRADKAHLDEENLGYLYKTMIETSSSANYIQNTSKIYQSKFSYPNTGFASQLKTVSKFISSGLKTKVYYVSMSGFDTHVNQQQQQGRLLQQYAEGMNAFIKELKQNNRLEDTLVITFSEFGRRVEQNASNGTDHGTANNMFIFGGRLKKQGIYNAAPNLSDLESGDLKYQVDFRQVYGTILDKWLDVSNAQILSRKFNTLDFI, from the coding sequence ATGAAAAGACGAGATTTTCTTAAAAATTCTGCATTTGCCGCTGCCGGAGCCCTTATGGTACCGGCATTTTTGAAGCCTTTTGAGGCCCTTGCCCTGGATGAGCTCAGTGCTTACAAAAACCTGGTGGTTATCCAGCTTTCAGGAGGGAATGACGGCTTGAATACAATTGTTCCTTATGGCAATGACATCTATTATCAAAAACGAAAAAGCATTGGCATAAAGCCTGAAGATGTAATTAAGCTAACAGATATCCAAGGCCTAAACCCCAATCTCAACGCCCTGAAAGAATTATACGATCAGGGCTGGATGACCATCATTAACGATGTGGGCTATCCCAATCCCGACAGATCACATTTCCGTTCTATGGACATCTGGCAAAGCGCAAGTGATTCCAACCAGTTCCTTTCGACAGGCTGGATTGGCCGCTACCTGGATTCGAATTGTGAAACCTGTAAATTCCCTTATACAGCTATAGAAGTAGACGACAGCTTATCTATGGCCCTAAAAGGCGGAACAAAAAAAGGGATTGCACTTAAGGATGCAGGTACATTATTTAAAAATACAAATGAACCCTTTTTTAAGGAAATGATCCGAGCCGATAAAGCCCACCTGGATGAAGAAAACCTTGGTTACCTATATAAAACCATGATCGAAACTTCTTCTTCTGCCAATTACATTCAAAATACTTCCAAAATATACCAGTCGAAATTCAGCTACCCCAATACCGGCTTTGCAAGCCAGCTTAAAACGGTTTCGAAATTCATCAGTTCGGGTTTAAAAACAAAAGTCTACTACGTATCTATGAGTGGTTTTGACACTCATGTAAACCAGCAGCAGCAACAGGGCCGCCTGCTGCAGCAATATGCCGAAGGTATGAACGCTTTTATAAAAGAGCTGAAGCAAAACAACAGGCTTGAAGATACACTGGTCATTACCTTCTCCGAATTTGGTAGGCGGGTAGAACAGAACGCCAGCAATGGTACAGACCATGGAACCGCAAACAATATGTTCATCTTTGGTGGCCGGCTAAAAAAACAAGGCATTTATAATGCAGCTCCAAACCTCAGTGACCTGGAATCCGGGGATTTAAAATACCAGGTCGATTTCCGTCAGGTATACGGCACCATACTGGATAAATGGCTGGATGTAAGCAATGCGCAAATCCTGAGCAGGAAGTTTAACACACTTGATTTTATATAG
- a CDS encoding App1 family protein, with translation MNKSVSVKVYHGYGHEHNLVVYGHVFRFKAKTKQAYSNNLFVNIFHLLKLFILKPYPHVKVRLTFQGQQIYNKTEYDGFFKFEWAAHKTVSAGWHGVKVEALDGNDAVMVIGHGQIFVPHLTQYAFISDIDDTVMISHSATLGRRLRELFIKNPRTRKTFRDTHTLYHAFASSHTNANQPNPFFYVSSSEWNLYDYLVETFRFNKMPEGAFLLNQIKRWKDLLRTGRTGHEGKLMRVMRILDAFPNQKFVFIGDNSQQDPVIYTTIAKKYPQNIAAIYIRNIRAEKATQAQALLDEISGLHGIKTCLFTTSREAITYSIKTKLING, from the coding sequence ATGAATAAATCTGTTAGTGTTAAAGTATATCACGGCTATGGACATGAGCACAACCTGGTGGTGTATGGACATGTGTTCCGTTTCAAAGCAAAAACTAAGCAGGCGTACAGCAACAACCTTTTTGTGAACATCTTTCACCTGCTAAAACTATTCATTTTAAAACCCTACCCTCACGTTAAGGTGAGGCTGACCTTTCAGGGCCAGCAGATATATAACAAAACTGAGTATGATGGGTTTTTTAAATTTGAATGGGCAGCTCATAAAACAGTAAGTGCGGGGTGGCATGGCGTAAAAGTTGAGGCCCTGGATGGAAATGATGCAGTAATGGTGATAGGGCATGGGCAGATATTTGTGCCACACCTTACTCAATATGCTTTCATTTCAGATATTGATGATACGGTGATGATCTCTCATTCTGCTACCCTGGGCAGAAGACTGAGAGAACTTTTTATCAAGAATCCGAGGACCAGAAAAACATTCAGGGATACCCATACGCTTTACCATGCATTTGCCTCATCACATACCAACGCAAATCAGCCCAATCCTTTTTTTTATGTTTCCAGTAGCGAATGGAACCTTTACGACTACCTGGTGGAAACATTCAGGTTTAATAAAATGCCAGAGGGAGCCTTTCTGCTAAACCAGATCAAGCGCTGGAAAGACCTGCTCAGGACTGGCCGGACCGGGCATGAAGGGAAACTGATGCGCGTGATGCGTATTCTGGATGCCTTTCCAAATCAAAAGTTTGTTTTTATTGGCGATAACTCCCAGCAAGACCCGGTTATTTATACCACAATTGCCAAGAAGTACCCCCAAAATATTGCCGCCATATATATACGGAATATCAGAGCAGAAAAGGCCACTCAGGCACAGGCGCTTTTGGATGAAATATCAGGCTTGCACGGTATTAAAACCTGCCTGTTTACAACCAGTCGTGAAGCAATCACTTATTCCATCAAAACAAAGCTCATCAACGGCTAA